A part of Microbacterium terregens genomic DNA contains:
- a CDS encoding histidine phosphatase family protein, with protein sequence MPADRLHLVRHGEVHNPRRVLYGRLPGFGLSADGRRMARQAAEYVQGLERAVGALIASPLQRTRESAEPFTELFGMDPVIDERVIEPTNVFEGKRMSRALANPASWRYLARPEIPSWGEPYAQVVTRMQDAMSEAWHRTDSGDVVIVSHQLPIWVTHLAVAGLPARHDPRRRRCALSSVTSFELVGDVWRETDYAEPASTEGAVDVGAV encoded by the coding sequence GTGCCCGCAGACCGCCTTCATCTCGTGCGCCACGGAGAGGTCCACAACCCTCGCCGGGTGCTGTACGGGCGGCTTCCCGGCTTCGGCCTGAGCGCTGACGGCCGACGGATGGCCCGCCAGGCGGCCGAGTACGTCCAGGGGCTCGAGCGCGCTGTCGGCGCCCTCATCGCTTCGCCGCTGCAGCGCACGCGCGAATCCGCGGAGCCTTTCACCGAGCTGTTCGGGATGGACCCCGTGATCGACGAGCGCGTCATCGAGCCGACCAACGTGTTCGAGGGCAAGCGGATGAGCAGGGCACTGGCCAACCCGGCGAGCTGGCGCTACCTCGCCCGACCCGAGATCCCCAGCTGGGGCGAGCCCTACGCGCAGGTCGTCACGCGCATGCAGGACGCGATGAGCGAGGCGTGGCACCGCACCGATTCGGGTGACGTGGTCATTGTCAGTCACCAGCTTCCGATCTGGGTGACGCACCTCGCCGTGGCGGGATTGCCGGCGCGGCACGACCCCCGCCGACGCCGGTGCGCGCTTTCGAGCGTGACCAGCTTCGAACTCGTGGGCGACGTGTGGCGCGAGACCGACTATGCCGAGCCGGCGTCGACCGAGGGTGCCGTCGATGTGGGGG
- a CDS encoding AraC family transcriptional regulator yields the protein MIDDGAPGDRAPGDRAIDGGREDGAPGEHGMYQELPVPAGLGQVVARLWMLEAHPLRRFEKILPLPSVHVIVNLSTPYRLFDRSGVATLVSDAFVSGIQSEYLVIESPPRIRHVGAELLPAALPAVTDAAPPDVVGRVRDAGTLWTGVDRLVSDVRSAPTPAAAIDVLARFLLAHRTGRVTDPLVAGAVAAIHAEPSGPIADLAARGGVSHRTLIARFRAATGLTPKAYAQIWRFHTFVQTVHEQPGAPDRARSPDWAALAAASGFSDQPHVIRAFRRFSGWTPADYYRRVVEFGPDAASFVPLEDVPITRD from the coding sequence GTGATCGACGACGGTGCGCCTGGCGACCGCGCGCCCGGTGACCGTGCCATCGACGGCGGGCGCGAGGACGGGGCGCCTGGGGAGCACGGGATGTACCAGGAGCTGCCCGTGCCCGCCGGGCTCGGGCAGGTCGTGGCGCGGCTGTGGATGCTCGAGGCGCATCCGCTGCGTCGGTTCGAGAAGATCCTTCCGCTGCCCTCCGTGCATGTCATCGTGAACCTCTCGACCCCCTACCGGCTCTTCGACCGCTCCGGTGTGGCGACGCTCGTCTCCGACGCGTTCGTGTCCGGCATCCAGTCGGAATACCTCGTCATCGAGTCGCCGCCACGGATCCGCCACGTGGGAGCCGAACTGCTTCCCGCAGCGCTCCCGGCGGTGACGGATGCCGCTCCCCCGGACGTGGTCGGTCGCGTGCGGGATGCCGGGACGCTGTGGACCGGAGTGGACCGCCTCGTCTCGGACGTACGCTCGGCGCCGACGCCCGCTGCCGCGATCGATGTGCTCGCACGCTTCCTCCTCGCGCATCGCACCGGCCGCGTGACCGATCCTCTGGTCGCCGGCGCGGTTGCGGCGATCCATGCCGAACCCTCCGGTCCGATCGCCGACCTTGCGGCCCGCGGCGGTGTGTCGCATCGCACGCTCATCGCTCGATTCCGCGCTGCGACCGGTCTCACGCCGAAGGCGTACGCACAGATCTGGCGCTTCCACACGTTCGTGCAAACGGTGCACGAGCAGCCGGGCGCGCCGGATAGGGCACGATCGCCGGACTGGGCGGCGCTGGCCGCGGCATCCGGTTTCTCCGACCAGCCGCACGTGATTCGCGCGTTCCGACGGTTCAGCGGCTGGACGCCCGCGGACTACTACCGGCGCGTCGTCGAGTTCGGACCGGATGCCGCGAGCTTCGTCCCGCTCGAGGACGTGCCGATCACGCGGGACTGA
- a CDS encoding DUF4287 domain-containing protein has product MDVDAATQTMIDNLPAKTGRGLDEWFAVVDASGFDKHGQILSHLKSEYGVSHGFANLIAARSLARGQATTAGDLVEAQYAGRKAALRPLYDRLISEVGGFGDDVEIAPKKTSVSLRRSKQFALIEAASATRLQIGLNLRGTEPTRRLRAAGGMCTHRVDVGSADEIDAELVRWLREAYEVA; this is encoded by the coding sequence ATGGACGTGGACGCTGCAACGCAGACGATGATCGACAACCTGCCCGCCAAGACCGGCCGAGGACTGGATGAATGGTTCGCGGTGGTCGATGCGTCCGGGTTCGACAAGCACGGGCAGATCCTCTCGCACCTGAAGAGCGAGTACGGCGTCTCGCACGGTTTCGCCAACCTGATCGCCGCCCGATCGCTTGCGCGTGGTCAGGCGACGACCGCCGGCGACCTGGTCGAGGCGCAGTACGCGGGCCGCAAGGCCGCGTTGCGACCGCTGTACGATCGCCTGATCTCGGAAGTGGGCGGTTTCGGCGACGATGTCGAGATCGCGCCGAAGAAGACCAGCGTGTCGTTGCGGCGCAGCAAGCAGTTCGCGCTGATCGAGGCGGCGAGCGCGACGCGACTGCAGATCGGTCTGAACCTGCGCGGCACCGAGCCGACCCGGCGGCTGCGTGCGGCCGGCGGTATGTGCACGCACCGGGTCGACGTCGGGTCGGCCGACGAGATCGACGCCGAGCTGGTCCGGTGGCTGCGCGAGGCGTACGAGGTGGCGTGA
- a CDS encoding DUF6264 family protein: MTTPPPVPPAGPPAAASYGQPPATVSMAAPAPAPQRPAIVWDIVLTLILLVGVGILALMTSYFGLFLVMASDPCGGTMQCNTDLIGLGVLAAVGLPWVVLLIAAVVAIVLLVKRRIAFWVPLVAAPLVIACWFVGAAMASAGVP; this comes from the coding sequence GTGACCACGCCTCCTCCTGTTCCGCCCGCCGGACCGCCCGCCGCCGCATCCTACGGTCAGCCGCCCGCCACCGTGTCGATGGCGGCTCCCGCCCCGGCTCCGCAACGACCGGCGATCGTGTGGGACATCGTTCTCACGCTCATCCTGCTCGTGGGGGTCGGCATCCTGGCGCTGATGACCTCGTACTTCGGGCTGTTCCTGGTCATGGCCTCGGATCCGTGCGGCGGCACCATGCAGTGCAACACCGACCTCATCGGACTCGGCGTTCTGGCCGCTGTCGGCCTGCCCTGGGTGGTCCTTCTCATCGCGGCCGTGGTCGCGATCGTTCTGCTGGTCAAGCGACGGATCGCCTTCTGGGTGCCGCTGGTTGCCGCGCCGCTGGTGATCGCCTGCTGGTTCGTCGGCGCGGCGATGGCCTCCGCGGGCGTTCCCTGA
- the aspS gene encoding aspartate--tRNA(Asn) ligase, with protein MSERVLVKQLQARSDGPVSVSGWVETVRDQKKVQFVILRDETGAVQLVNPATRFDPDAAEPQNAEALALTDTISALTTGTFLTAQGELKHDERVKLGGVEIKLSGLEIAAAALPETPIAADSAQDKRMDWRFLDLRQRRNNLIFRVQTTLEHAMRTWWIERDFIEIHSPKLMSSASESNAELFALEYFGEQTAYLAQSPQFFKQMAQSAGFGKIFEIGDVYRADPSFTSRHATEFTSVDAEISWIDSHEDVARMQEELLAFAIGAVLEKHGAEIEELFGVTPTTPTIPFPRIPLAEAREIVAARGYEIPRTDGDLDPEGERQISAHVKETYGHDFVFITDYPHEIRAFYHMRDAETGLTKSYDLLYNGVEITTGAQREHRVDILIEQAKQKGLEPEHLDFYFDFFRYGVPPHGGFGMGLARVLMLLLGESSIREVTYLFRGPTRLSP; from the coding sequence GTGAGTGAACGCGTTCTCGTCAAGCAGCTGCAGGCCCGATCCGATGGACCCGTTTCGGTGTCCGGATGGGTCGAAACCGTCCGTGATCAGAAGAAGGTGCAGTTCGTCATCCTTCGCGACGAGACCGGCGCCGTGCAGTTGGTGAACCCCGCGACCCGGTTCGACCCGGACGCGGCTGAACCGCAGAACGCCGAGGCGCTCGCGCTCACCGACACCATCTCGGCGCTGACTACCGGGACGTTCCTCACCGCACAGGGCGAGCTCAAGCACGACGAGCGCGTCAAGCTCGGCGGCGTCGAGATCAAACTCAGCGGGCTCGAGATCGCCGCGGCGGCGCTCCCCGAGACGCCCATCGCCGCCGACAGCGCGCAGGACAAGCGGATGGACTGGCGCTTCCTCGACCTGCGGCAGCGTCGCAACAACCTCATCTTCCGCGTGCAGACCACCCTCGAGCACGCGATGCGCACGTGGTGGATCGAGCGCGACTTCATCGAGATCCACTCCCCCAAGCTGATGAGCTCCGCCTCGGAGTCCAACGCGGAGCTGTTCGCCCTGGAGTACTTCGGGGAGCAGACTGCCTACCTGGCGCAGAGCCCCCAGTTCTTCAAGCAGATGGCGCAGTCGGCCGGCTTCGGCAAGATCTTCGAGATCGGCGACGTCTACCGCGCCGACCCGTCGTTCACCTCGCGGCACGCCACGGAGTTCACCAGCGTCGACGCCGAGATCTCGTGGATCGACTCGCACGAGGACGTCGCCCGCATGCAGGAGGAGCTTCTCGCCTTCGCGATCGGCGCTGTCCTGGAAAAGCACGGCGCCGAGATCGAGGAGCTGTTCGGCGTCACGCCGACCACCCCGACCATCCCGTTCCCCCGCATTCCGCTCGCCGAGGCCCGCGAGATCGTTGCGGCACGCGGCTACGAGATCCCTCGCACCGATGGTGACCTCGACCCCGAGGGCGAGCGCCAGATCTCGGCGCATGTCAAGGAGACCTATGGGCACGACTTCGTGTTCATCACGGACTACCCGCACGAGATCCGCGCTTTCTACCACATGCGGGATGCCGAGACCGGCCTCACGAAGAGCTACGACCTGCTTTACAACGGCGTCGAGATCACGACCGGCGCCCAGCGCGAGCACCGCGTCGACATCCTCATCGAACAGGCCAAGCAGAAGGGCCTCGAGCCGGAACACCTCGACTTCTACTTCGACTTCTTCCGGTACGGCGTGCCGCCGCACGGAGGCTTCGGCATGGGGCTGGCGCGCGTGCTGATGCTGCTGCTCGGCGAGTCCTCGATCCGCGAGGTCACGTACCTCTTCCGCGGTCCTACGCGCCTCTCGCCGTAA
- a CDS encoding glutaredoxin family protein, producing MTTVTVIGKPGCHLCAVAREIVDVVVSEAPEDRIVVEELSIADDPALYELWWEKIPVVLIDGELHAHWRVSADRLRAALNVPDDRAVRA from the coding sequence ATGACCACCGTCACCGTGATCGGCAAGCCCGGGTGCCACCTCTGCGCCGTGGCGCGCGAAATCGTCGACGTCGTGGTCTCGGAGGCTCCGGAGGACCGGATCGTCGTCGAGGAGCTGTCGATCGCGGACGATCCCGCCCTCTACGAGCTCTGGTGGGAGAAGATCCCGGTGGTGCTCATCGACGGTGAGCTGCACGCGCACTGGCGGGTGTCCGCGGACCGCCTGCGGGCCGCGCTGAACGTCCCGGACGACAGGGCCGTCCGCGCGTAG
- a CDS encoding rhodanese-like domain-containing protein, whose amino-acid sequence MKSITTAQLRERSGTPLIDVREPDEFATGHVPGAVNLPMSTLGEHLDQLPAEPFDVICQVGGRSGRVVEALSGRGYDATNVDGGTAEWVSSGYPVER is encoded by the coding sequence ATGAAATCCATCACCACTGCTCAGCTCCGCGAGCGATCCGGCACACCGCTCATCGACGTGCGTGAACCCGATGAGTTCGCGACCGGTCATGTGCCGGGCGCCGTGAACCTGCCCATGTCGACGCTGGGCGAGCACCTCGACCAGCTTCCCGCCGAACCGTTCGACGTGATCTGCCAGGTCGGCGGGCGTTCGGGACGAGTCGTCGAGGCGCTCTCCGGTCGGGGCTACGACGCCACCAACGTCGACGGCGGTACCGCCGAGTGGGTCTCGTCCGGCTACCCCGTCGAGCGCTGA
- a CDS encoding 30S ribosomal protein bS22, translating to MGSVIKKRRKRMAKKKHRKLLRKTRHQRRNKK from the coding sequence GTGGGTTCAGTCATCAAGAAGCGCCGCAAGCGCATGGCGAAGAAGAAGCACCGCAAGCTGCTTCGCAAGACTCGCCACCAGCGCCGCAACAAGAAGTAG
- a CDS encoding helix-turn-helix domain-containing protein produces MAELPDVRFLTVAEVADIMRVSKMTVYRLVHAGELPAVRFGRSYRVPESAVTEALQRPIADVG; encoded by the coding sequence ATGGCCGAGCTGCCTGATGTGCGCTTTCTGACGGTCGCCGAGGTCGCCGACATCATGCGGGTGTCGAAGATGACCGTGTACCGTCTGGTCCATGCCGGCGAACTTCCCGCGGTGCGCTTCGGTCGCAGCTATCGTGTCCCCGAGTCGGCTGTCACCGAGGCGCTGCAGCGCCCGATCGCCGACGTCGGCTGA
- a CDS encoding metalloregulator ArsR/SmtB family transcription factor produces the protein MADIFDVIADGTRRDILQLLLDRSSAGERGTSVSHIVQQLGVSQPTVSKHLKVLREAHLVSVREEGQHRYYSLSSSPLDEIDDWLIPFLDDGADAESELAGATTLTDSAAHAAEVVGRAAASAKHAVASALKKLPGR, from the coding sequence ATGGCGGACATCTTCGACGTGATCGCGGACGGCACCCGTCGCGACATCCTGCAACTCCTCCTCGATCGTTCGTCCGCCGGCGAGCGCGGGACGAGTGTGTCGCATATCGTGCAGCAGCTCGGCGTGTCCCAGCCGACGGTTTCCAAGCACCTGAAGGTCCTGCGTGAGGCCCATCTGGTGTCGGTCCGCGAAGAGGGCCAGCACCGTTACTACAGCCTGTCCTCGTCGCCGTTGGACGAGATCGATGACTGGCTGATCCCGTTCTTGGACGATGGGGCGGATGCCGAGTCAGAACTGGCCGGAGCAACCACCCTCACCGATTCCGCGGCGCACGCCGCCGAGGTGGTCGGCCGCGCCGCGGCATCCGCCAAACACGCCGTGGCGTCTGCGTTGAAGAAGCTTCCCGGACGCTGA
- a CDS encoding TrkH family potassium uptake protein — protein sequence MTRSAPRRAFDYIRTRTTSSPARFAVVVFAALVLLFTALLSLPASAADGKRTELADALFTAVSTICVTGLSTVDVATHFSPFGKFLIFIGVNIGGMGVLTLASILGLVISKRLGLRAKLIAASDSNPLRSHGGPVNEGQTVRLGEVGQLLRTVALSTLVIEGALAVLLYPSLVIAGVGPLEALWEAPFYAAMAFTNTGFTPNVGGLQPFADDYLLLTVLMVGVFLGSIGFPVIYTLWKHVWHVRRWSLHAKLTLITTVMLFFAGAAAFLILEYNNPKTFGSLSAWDTTFQAFFLSAMTRSGGFSVVPIGELHGSSLVVGSMLMFVGGGSASTAGGIKVTTLAVLALAVISEAKGRQSVESFGRRIPSDVQRVALSVVAWGATICALATITIAQISQADVSDVLFDVISAFGTVGLSTGLTAELTDPAIYVMAVTIFMGRIGTVTLAAAVAATSRSQLYSLPVERPIVG from the coding sequence GTGACGCGAAGTGCGCCGCGGCGCGCCTTCGACTACATCCGCACGCGCACCACCTCATCGCCGGCGCGCTTCGCGGTCGTCGTGTTCGCGGCGCTGGTGCTGCTCTTCACGGCCCTGCTGTCACTGCCCGCGTCGGCCGCCGACGGCAAGCGCACCGAGCTCGCCGACGCCCTCTTCACCGCCGTGTCCACGATCTGCGTCACCGGGCTGTCGACCGTCGACGTCGCCACGCATTTCTCGCCGTTCGGCAAGTTCCTCATCTTCATCGGCGTCAACATCGGCGGGATGGGCGTGCTCACGCTGGCCTCGATCCTCGGGCTGGTGATCTCCAAGCGCCTCGGGCTGCGGGCCAAGCTGATCGCGGCCAGCGACTCGAACCCGCTCCGCTCGCACGGGGGGCCGGTCAACGAAGGACAGACCGTCCGCCTCGGCGAGGTGGGTCAGCTGTTGCGCACGGTGGCGCTGTCGACCCTGGTGATCGAGGGCGCGCTCGCGGTTCTGCTCTATCCGTCACTCGTGATCGCCGGTGTCGGCCCCCTCGAGGCCCTGTGGGAGGCCCCGTTCTACGCGGCGATGGCCTTCACCAACACCGGCTTCACCCCGAACGTCGGGGGGCTGCAGCCGTTCGCCGACGATTACCTTCTGCTGACCGTGCTGATGGTGGGCGTCTTCCTCGGCTCCATCGGGTTCCCGGTGATCTACACGCTGTGGAAGCACGTCTGGCACGTGCGCCGCTGGTCGCTGCACGCCAAGCTCACGCTCATCACGACCGTCATGCTGTTCTTCGCCGGAGCGGCCGCGTTCCTCATCCTGGAGTACAACAACCCGAAGACCTTCGGATCGCTCAGCGCGTGGGACACCACGTTCCAGGCCTTCTTCCTCTCCGCGATGACCCGTTCCGGGGGGTTCTCCGTCGTCCCGATCGGCGAACTGCACGGCTCCTCCCTCGTGGTCGGTTCGATGCTCATGTTCGTGGGCGGCGGCTCGGCCTCGACGGCCGGAGGCATCAAGGTGACGACCCTGGCCGTCCTCGCCCTCGCCGTCATCTCCGAAGCGAAGGGCCGCCAGTCCGTCGAGTCGTTCGGGCGCCGCATCCCCAGCGACGTCCAGCGCGTCGCCCTCTCGGTCGTCGCCTGGGGTGCCACGATCTGCGCACTCGCGACGATCACGATCGCGCAGATCAGCCAGGCAGACGTCTCGGATGTCCTCTTCGACGTGATCTCCGCGTTCGGCACCGTCGGCCTGTCGACCGGGCTGACGGCCGAGCTGACCGACCCCGCCATCTACGTCATGGCCGTGACCATCTTCATGGGCCGCATTGGTACAGTGACACTCGCCGCGGCCGTGGCTGCGACATCCCGTTCGCAGCTCTACTCGCTGCCAGTGGAAAGGCCGATCGTTGGTTGA
- a CDS encoding TrkA family potassium uptake protein, producing the protein MVERIRGDAPVLVIGLGRFGAACAGELDRLEREVLAIDESLDLVQKWSERVTHTVQADGRNIDALKQVGAQDFQVAVVAVGSSIEASVLITANLVDLKVPQIWAKAVTQSHGKILARVGANHVIYPEREAGERVAHLVSGRMLDFIRFDDDFAIAKMYPPKFIRGVGLNESGVRTKYNVTVVGVKSPGKPFRYAEANTVVTNHDLIIVSGTNSDIERFASLDR; encoded by the coding sequence TTGGTTGAGCGCATCAGGGGCGACGCCCCTGTCCTGGTGATCGGACTCGGCAGGTTCGGCGCGGCTTGCGCGGGCGAGCTGGACCGGCTCGAACGCGAGGTGCTGGCCATCGACGAGAGCCTCGACCTCGTGCAGAAGTGGTCGGAGCGGGTGACGCATACCGTGCAGGCCGACGGCCGCAACATCGACGCCCTCAAACAGGTGGGCGCACAGGACTTCCAGGTCGCGGTGGTCGCCGTCGGCTCCTCGATCGAGGCATCCGTTCTCATCACGGCGAACCTCGTCGACCTCAAGGTCCCGCAGATCTGGGCCAAGGCCGTCACCCAGTCGCACGGCAAGATCCTCGCCCGGGTCGGCGCCAACCACGTCATCTACCCCGAGCGAGAGGCCGGCGAACGCGTCGCGCACCTCGTGAGCGGACGGATGCTGGACTTCATCCGCTTCGACGACGACTTCGCGATCGCCAAGATGTATCCGCCGAAGTTCATCCGCGGCGTGGGCCTGAACGAGTCCGGTGTCCGGACGAAGTACAACGTGACGGTCGTCGGCGTGAAGAGTCCCGGCAAGCCCTTCCGCTACGCGGAGGCGAACACGGTCGTCACCAACCACGACCTGATCATCGTCTCCGGCACCAACAGCGACATCGAGCGCTTCGCCTCCCTCGACCGTTGA
- the proC gene encoding pyrroline-5-carboxylate reductase yields the protein MPTDAVTLPPIAILGAGSMGGAILQGLVRSGIATGGVTVTNRTPGKAAALADLEGVTSVALEDRPNANAEAAASARIVLVGVKPAMVPDLLREIAPHLASGTIVVSLAAGVPIATFESILGSDVAVLRSMPNTPAVVRAAVTGLAAGAGASTDDVAVTRALFETVGTVIEVPESQIDALSTISGSGPAYFFLLVEEFTKAAVGKGFAEAEARVMAEQTFIGAAALLQASDTDPAELRRRVTSPKGTTERAIAVLQSARLDEVFAAATDAALVRAKELAAGE from the coding sequence ATGCCCACCGACGCCGTCACGCTCCCGCCCATCGCGATCCTCGGAGCGGGATCGATGGGTGGCGCGATCCTGCAGGGGCTGGTGCGCTCCGGCATCGCGACCGGTGGTGTCACGGTGACCAACCGCACCCCCGGCAAGGCCGCTGCGCTGGCTGATCTCGAGGGAGTCACCAGCGTCGCGCTCGAAGACCGGCCGAACGCCAACGCCGAGGCCGCGGCATCCGCTCGGATCGTGCTGGTGGGTGTCAAGCCGGCGATGGTGCCCGACCTGCTGCGTGAGATCGCGCCGCACCTCGCGTCCGGAACCATCGTGGTCAGTCTCGCGGCCGGCGTTCCGATCGCGACGTTCGAGTCGATCCTCGGGAGCGATGTCGCGGTCCTGCGGTCCATGCCGAACACTCCCGCGGTGGTGCGCGCGGCCGTCACCGGGCTGGCGGCCGGCGCCGGCGCGTCGACTGATGACGTCGCGGTCACGCGCGCGCTGTTCGAGACGGTCGGAACCGTGATCGAGGTGCCCGAGTCCCAGATCGACGCGCTCTCGACGATCTCGGGGTCGGGTCCGGCCTACTTCTTCCTGCTGGTCGAGGAGTTCACGAAAGCGGCCGTCGGCAAGGGCTTCGCCGAGGCGGAGGCACGCGTGATGGCCGAGCAGACCTTCATCGGCGCGGCCGCCCTTCTGCAGGCCTCCGACACGGACCCGGCGGAGCTGCGGCGGCGCGTCACAAGCCCGAAGGGCACCACCGAGCGCGCGATCGCGGTGCTGCAGAGTGCACGCCTCGACGAGGTGTTCGCCGCGGCGACGGACGCGGCGCTCGTCCGTGCCAAGGAGCTCGCCGCGGGGGAGTAG
- a CDS encoding alpha/beta hydrolase has translation MTLFDGITARLIETPGLNVNILEREGDDPDTPPERTVVLIHGNLSSSLFWQETMLDLPHDLRVLGIDLRGFGGTEHAPVDATRGVRDFSDDVAATLEELGIPTAHLVGWSMGGGVVMQYALDHPVLSLTLLSPISPFGFGGTRRDGSRLTEDDAGTGAGGVNPDFIQRLIDHDMTTDAPTSPRSVFRASYVAPGYSSPHEDVWIESMLTTSTATGNYPGEAVPSENWPGFAPGATGVLNTMAPKYFNVSGIVDLDPKPPIAWVHGALDVIVSDTSFYDLNQLGKLGIVPGWPGEEIAPPQEIVSQTRDVLDAYAAAGGDVTEVSLEGVGHTANLESPAEFRHALLSVIGYVGTPVDPAPPTETIILKSED, from the coding sequence ATGACCCTCTTCGACGGCATCACGGCCCGCCTCATCGAGACGCCCGGATTGAACGTCAACATCCTCGAGCGCGAGGGCGACGATCCGGACACTCCCCCCGAGCGGACCGTGGTCCTCATCCACGGGAACCTGTCATCGTCCCTGTTCTGGCAGGAGACCATGCTCGACCTGCCGCACGACCTGCGCGTCCTCGGCATCGACCTGCGCGGTTTCGGAGGCACGGAGCACGCTCCCGTCGACGCGACTCGCGGGGTACGCGACTTCAGCGACGACGTCGCGGCGACCCTCGAAGAACTCGGCATTCCCACCGCGCACCTGGTGGGCTGGTCGATGGGCGGCGGCGTGGTGATGCAGTATGCGCTCGATCACCCGGTCCTCAGCCTCACGCTGCTCTCGCCCATCTCGCCCTTCGGCTTCGGCGGTACGCGGCGCGACGGCTCCCGCCTGACCGAGGACGATGCCGGCACCGGCGCCGGCGGTGTGAATCCGGACTTCATCCAGCGGCTCATCGACCACGACATGACAACCGACGCTCCGACATCCCCGCGCAGCGTCTTCCGCGCCAGCTACGTCGCCCCCGGGTACAGCAGCCCGCACGAGGACGTGTGGATCGAGTCGATGCTGACGACCTCGACGGCCACGGGAAACTACCCCGGCGAGGCGGTCCCCAGCGAGAACTGGCCGGGGTTCGCCCCGGGCGCGACCGGTGTTCTCAACACGATGGCGCCGAAGTACTTCAACGTCTCCGGCATCGTCGACCTCGACCCGAAGCCGCCGATCGCGTGGGTGCACGGCGCACTGGACGTGATCGTCTCGGACACTTCCTTCTACGACCTGAACCAGCTCGGCAAGCTGGGCATCGTCCCCGGCTGGCCGGGCGAGGAGATCGCCCCGCCGCAGGAGATCGTCTCGCAGACCCGCGACGTCCTCGACGCCTACGCGGCGGCCGGCGGAGACGTCACGGAGGTCAGCTTGGAGGGCGTCGGCCACACGGCCAACCTGGAGTCGCCGGCAGAGTTCCGACACGCACTGCTGTCGGTCATCGGCTACGTCGGAACCCCGGTCGATCCGGCGCCGCCCACGGAGACGATCATCCTGAAGTCCGAGGACTGA
- a CDS encoding cation diffusion facilitator family transporter, translated as MSASGGSKAIIAAFLANMGIAIAKFAAWLISGSASMLAEAIHSVADSGNQLLLLLGGRRARRAADSEHPFGYGRERYVYAFVVSIILFSVGGLFSIYEGVDKLTHPHEITNFWIPLVVLAIAIVLESFSLRTAVRESNLVRAKGQSWVAFIRHSKAPELPVVLLEDIAALTGLVFAMFGVGMTAITGNPIFDAIGTLMIGTLLILVAITLGIETKSLLVGEGATDADHKKIVAAITEGPEVEHLIHIKTLYLGPDELLVAAKLAFAGDRPLADVAADIDIVEARIRRAVPTARAIYLEPDILHAGGSASPPTEEVVIRSVD; from the coding sequence ATGAGTGCATCCGGTGGCAGCAAGGCGATCATTGCGGCGTTCCTGGCGAACATGGGCATCGCGATCGCGAAGTTCGCCGCCTGGCTGATCTCCGGATCCGCGTCGATGCTCGCCGAGGCGATCCACTCGGTCGCCGACTCCGGCAACCAGCTGCTCCTGCTGCTCGGCGGGCGCCGCGCCCGCCGAGCAGCAGACTCCGAGCACCCGTTCGGCTATGGCCGCGAGCGCTACGTCTACGCCTTCGTCGTCTCGATCATCCTGTTCTCGGTGGGTGGCCTGTTCTCGATCTACGAAGGCGTCGACAAGCTGACCCATCCGCACGAGATCACCAACTTCTGGATCCCCCTCGTCGTCCTCGCCATCGCCATCGTGCTGGAGTCGTTCTCCTTGCGCACCGCGGTCAGGGAGAGCAACCTGGTCCGCGCGAAGGGCCAGTCGTGGGTTGCGTTCATCCGGCATTCGAAGGCGCCAGAGCTGCCCGTGGTCCTGCTCGAGGACATCGCCGCGCTGACGGGTCTCGTGTTCGCCATGTTCGGCGTCGGCATGACCGCGATCACCGGGAATCCGATCTTCGACGCGATCGGCACGCTCATGATCGGAACGCTCCTGATCCTCGTGGCGATCACGCTCGGGATCGAGACGAAGAGCCTGCTCGTCGGCGAGGGTGCGACGGACGCCGATCACAAGAAGATCGTCGCCGCGATCACCGAAGGCCCAGAGGTCGAGCACCTCATCCACATCAAGACGCTGTACCTGGGCCCGGACGAGCTTCTTGTCGCAGCGAAGCTCGCGTTCGCCGGCGATCGACCCCTCGCCGACGTCGCCGCGGACATCGACATCGTCGAGGCGCGCATCCGCAGGGCCGTCCCGACCGCGCGGGCGATCTACCTCGAACCCGACATCTTGCACGCCGGCGGATCGGCTTCGCCGCCGACAGAAGAAGTCGTCATCCGGTCCGTGGACTGA